The sequence CGCACCCCGGCGGGCCGCTGCTGGTGATCGCCGGCGCCGGGTCGGGCAAGACGCGCGTGCTGACCCACCGCGTCGCGTACCTCGTCCGGACCGGCCAGGCGGGACTGGGCGAGATCCTGGCCGTCACGTTCACGAACAAGGCGGCCGCCGAGCTGCGCGAGCGCGTCGGGGCGCTTCTGGGCCGCTCCACGCGCGGCCTGTGGGTGCAGACCTTCCACAGCGCGTGCGCGCGGATCCTGCGCGTCGAGGCCGAGAAGCTGGGCTACACCCGCGGCTTCACGATCTACGACTCCGACGACTCCAAGCGGCTCGTCAAGCGCTGCCTCGAGGCCGAGGGCGCCGACCTCAAGCGGTTCACGCCCAACGGGGTGCGCAACCAGATCTCGGACCACAAGAACCGCCTGCGCTCCGTCGAGCGGGCGCAGGACCTGGCGCACGGCCCGTACGACCGCACCGTCGCCGACGCGTACGCGGCGTACCAGGAGCAGCTCGTCCGCAACAACGCGATGGACTTCGACGACCTGCTCGTCCGGACCGTCGACCTGCTCGAGCGCTTCCCCGAGGTCCGCGCCCGCTACCGCGCCGCGTTCAAGCACGTCCTCGTCGACGAGTACCAGGACACGAACCCCGCGCAGTACCGACTGCTGCAGCTCCTGTGCATGGACGACCCGATGCACCAGGGCGGCGACGACCCGCTCGGGCCGCTCGCGGGCGAGGAGCCCGGGCACCGCAACCTGATGGTGGTCGGCGACGACGCGCAGTCGATCTACGGCTTCCGCTCCGCCGACATCCGCAACATCCTCGACTTCGAGCAGGACTTCCCCGACGCCGAGACGATCAAGCTCGAGCAGAACTACCGCTCGACGCAGCACATCCTCGACGCCGCGAACGGGCTGATCGCCAACAACGCGCACCAGCTCGAGAAGCACCTCTTCACCGACCTGGGCGCGGGCGACGAGGTCCGCGTGCGCGCGGCGGACGACGACTTCGCCGAGGCGCGCTGGGTCGTCGGCGAGATCGAGCGGCTCGCAGGGGAGGGCGTCCCGCTCAGCGAGATGGCGATCCTGTACCGCACGAACGCGCTCTCGCGGACGATGGAGACGTCGCTCGTCCAGGCCGAGCTGGGCTACCAGGTCATCGGCGGTCAGCGGTTCTTCGACCGCGCCGAGGTCAAGGACGCGATGGCGTACCTGACGTGGCTGCAGAACCCGGCCGACACCGTCGCCTTCGCCCGCGTCGTCAACCGGCCGCGCCGCGGCATCGGCGACACGACGGTCGGGCGCATCCTGGCCCACGCCGCCGCGACGGGCGTCACGCCGCTCGAGGTGCTGGACGACCCCGCCGCCGCGGGCCTGAAGACCGCGGCGTGCCGCGCGGTGTCGAGCTTCGGCGACCAGGTCGCGCAGCTGCGCGAGTCGATGGCCGCCGCCGGCGCCGACCTGCGCGTGGCCGACCTGGTCGAGGACGTCCTGCGCGTGACGGGCTACCGGGCCGAGCTCGAGGCGTCGAGCGACCCGCAGGACGAAGGGCGGCTGGAGAACCTGGACCAGCTGCACGCCTACGCCGACGAGTACGACCACGAGGAGCATCCGGACGACGGCCTGACCGGCCTGGACCGCTTCCTGCAGCAGACCGCGCTGATCTCGGACGCCGACCGCGCGGCCGCCGACGAGGGCGGCAGCGTCACGCTGATGACGCTCCACAACGCGAAGGGCCTGGAGTTCGACGCGGTGTTCCTCGTCGGCCTGGAGGACGGCATCTTCCCGCACTCCCGCGCGATCGACTCGGGCGAGCTCGACGAGGAGCGGCGCCTCTGCTACGTCGGCATCACC comes from Patulibacter sp. SYSU D01012 and encodes:
- a CDS encoding UvrD-helicase domain-containing protein — translated: MSSVDAYAAELLEGLNEPQRRAVTHPGGPLLVIAGAGSGKTRVLTHRVAYLVRTGQAGLGEILAVTFTNKAAAELRERVGALLGRSTRGLWVQTFHSACARILRVEAEKLGYTRGFTIYDSDDSKRLVKRCLEAEGADLKRFTPNGVRNQISDHKNRLRSVERAQDLAHGPYDRTVADAYAAYQEQLVRNNAMDFDDLLVRTVDLLERFPEVRARYRAAFKHVLVDEYQDTNPAQYRLLQLLCMDDPMHQGGDDPLGPLAGEEPGHRNLMVVGDDAQSIYGFRSADIRNILDFEQDFPDAETIKLEQNYRSTQHILDAANGLIANNAHQLEKHLFTDLGAGDEVRVRAADDDFAEARWVVGEIERLAGEGVPLSEMAILYRTNALSRTMETSLVQAELGYQVIGGQRFFDRAEVKDAMAYLTWLQNPADTVAFARVVNRPRRGIGDTTVGRILAHAAATGVTPLEVLDDPAAAGLKTAACRAVSSFGDQVAQLRESMAAAGADLRVADLVEDVLRVTGYRAELEASSDPQDEGRLENLDQLHAYADEYDHEEHPDDGLTGLDRFLQQTALISDADRAAADEGGSVTLMTLHNAKGLEFDAVFLVGLEDGIFPHSRAIDSGELDEERRLCYVGITRARRHLAITWARRRALYGPPQTQVPSRFLRELPHDALDEASPEALSGRPGAGGPMRPRADFSRLGRMGAPRAGGASGGGGGASSLAGLGLRRGSDLQADRAKAAEDAPTWTAGQRVRHVKFGEGEIVGMDGDVVVVRFRGSGEKRLIAGFARLETLD